Proteins encoded together in one Verrucomicrobiia bacterium window:
- the thpR gene encoding RNA 2',3'-cyclic phosphodiesterase, which translates to MIRAFIAVDIPDDVRAAIEEAQARLKRTDLGVKISWTKVANLHLTLQFLGDVEQVVVDKLKSALRPVAAEHQPFDVSVRGAGAFPDEKRPRVVWIGCSDNGNRLPALARAVQTVTQPLGFVPEHQEFSAHLTLGRIRSPRPDAALTRAIDSLKDTTFGTLRVEAIHLFESQLHPEGSIYTKLSSHALGAHN; encoded by the coding sequence ATGATCCGCGCTTTTATCGCCGTTGATATTCCCGACGACGTGCGCGCCGCCATCGAGGAGGCGCAAGCACGGTTGAAACGAACGGATCTCGGTGTGAAGATTTCGTGGACGAAAGTTGCGAACCTCCATCTCACATTGCAGTTTCTTGGCGATGTTGAGCAAGTGGTCGTTGATAAGCTCAAGTCCGCGTTACGACCAGTCGCAGCCGAACACCAGCCATTCGACGTATCGGTGCGAGGCGCAGGAGCATTCCCTGATGAAAAGCGCCCACGCGTGGTCTGGATTGGGTGCAGTGACAACGGGAACAGGCTGCCAGCACTGGCGCGGGCAGTGCAGACGGTGACGCAACCGTTGGGGTTTGTGCCCGAACACCAAGAATTTTCGGCCCACTTGACGCTTGGACGAATTAGATCGCCGCGCCCGGACGCTGCGTTGACAAGGGCCATCGATTCCCTTAAAGATACAACCTTCGGGACGTTGCGGGTGGAAGCCATCCATCTCTTCGAGAGCCAACTTCATCCCGAAGGTTCGATTTATACGAAGCTTTCGTCACACGCTCTGGGAGCGCACAACTAA
- a CDS encoding DNA recombination/repair protein RecA gives MSAKVETKEKESAATKAGALKDKNLQAALASIEKQYGSGSIMRLGDEMSHVDIPVIPTGAFALDLALGVGGIPRGRITEVFGPESSGKTTLMLSVIASAQRAGGLAAFVDAEHAVDPSYARRIGVNLDDLLISQPDSGEEALTIAETLIRSNA, from the coding sequence ATGTCGGCCAAAGTTGAAACCAAAGAAAAGGAATCCGCAGCCACCAAGGCGGGTGCGCTAAAGGACAAGAACTTGCAGGCAGCGCTCGCGTCCATTGAAAAGCAATATGGCAGCGGCTCCATCATGCGCCTCGGCGACGAGATGTCGCACGTGGACATTCCGGTGATCCCCACGGGCGCGTTTGCGCTCGATTTGGCGCTCGGCGTCGGCGGTATCCCGCGCGGGCGTATTACCGAGGTGTTTGGTCCCGAGAGCAGCGGCAAGACGACGTTGATGCTTAGCGTGATCGCCAGTGCGCAGCGCGCAGGCGGCCTGGCGGCGTTCGTGGACGCTGAGCATGCGGTGGATCCCTCCTACGCCAGGCGCATTGGCGTGAACCTCGACGATTTGTTGATCAGCCAGCCGGACAGCGGCGAGGAAGCGCTGACGATTGCCGAAACGCTCATCCGCAGCAATGC